One Fulvia fulva chromosome 12, complete sequence genomic region harbors:
- a CDS encoding Guanylate kinase: MQQILRQLHCLTPTRSLLTRNVLITCRSFSDMAPTGTEQPRPIVVSGPSGSGKSTLLKRLFAAYPGRFGFSVSHTTRQPRNGEEDGKDYNFVTREDFKKLVDEDGFIEHAQFGSNLYGTSVQAVKNVAEQGQNCILDIEMEGVKQVKKKDLNARFVFLQPPSVEILEKRLRGRGTDKEEAILERLKQAEKEIEFSKTPGVHDQIIINDDLEKAWQEFEAFCVPDKK, from the exons ATGCAGCAGATACTTCGTCAGCTTCACTGCTTGACGCCTACCCGCTCACTACTGACTCGCAACGTCTTGATCACGTGTCGCTCGTTCTCCGACATGGCGCCAACCG GCACAGAGCAGCCTCGTCCCATCGTCGTTTCCGGTCCGTCAGGCTCTGGAAAGTCTACACTCCTCAAGCGCCTCTTCGCGGCATATCCCGGTCGCTTCGGTTTCTCCGTATCGCATACCACTAGGCAGCCACGGAACGGTGAAGAGGATGGCAAGGACTACAACTTTGTGACAAGAGAGGACTTCAAGAAGCTGGTAGATGAGGATGGCTTCATAGAGCACGCGCAGTTCGGCAGCAACCTATATGGCACTAGTGTGCAAGCTGTGAAGAATGTGGCAGAGCAGGGGCAGAACTGTATCTTGGATATCGAGATGGAG GGTGTCAAGCAGGTCAAGAAAAAGGACCTCAATGCCCGCTTCGTCTTCCTCCAGCCACCCTCCGTCGAGATTCTGGAGAAGCGACTCCGCGGTCGTGGAACTGATAAAGAGGAAGCTATTCTGGAGCGTCTGAAGCAGGCAGAGAAGGAGATTGAGTTCTCCAAGACGCCTGGCGTGCACGACCAGATCATTATCAACGATGATCTGGAGAAGGCTTGGCAAGAGTTCGAGGCGTTCTGTGTGCCAGACAAGAAGTAA